One Orcinus orca chromosome 7, mOrcOrc1.1, whole genome shotgun sequence genomic window carries:
- the LOC101270908 gene encoding 60S ribosomal protein L27a-like has product MPSRLRKTRKLRGHVSHGHGRIGKHRKHLGGRGNAGGMHHHRINLDKHHPGYFGKVGMRHYHLKGNQSFCPTVNLDKLWTLVSEQTRVNAAKSRNGAAPVIDVVRSGYYKVLGKGKLPKQPVIVKAKFCSR; this is encoded by the coding sequence ATGCCATCCCGACTAAGGAAGACCCGGAAACTTAGGGGCCACGTGAGCCACGGCCATGGCCGCATCGGCAAACACCGGAAGCACCTGGGAGGCCGCGGTAATGCTGGTGGCATGCATCACCACAGGATCAACCTCGACAAACATCACCCAGGATACTTTGGGAAAGTTGGTATGAGACATTACCACTTAAAGGGGAACCAGAGCTTCTGCCCAACTGTCAACCTTGATAAATTGTGGACCTTGGTCAGTGAGCAGACACGGGTAAATGCCGCCAAGAGCAGGAATGGAGCTGCTCCTGTCATTGACGTGGTGCGATCGGGTTACTACAAAGTTCTGGGGAAGGGAAAGCTCCCAAAGCAGCCTGTCATCGTGAAGGCCAAATTCTGCAGCAGATGA